The Sulfurovum riftiae region ATGCCTGTGTATCATCGTCAACCTGATTTTTGTCATATACATTACTGTCAATTGCTCTGTCTGCGATCGCAGCATACTCACCTGGTGCCCAAAGAAGTGCCGCACCATCTGTGAAGTTCATAAGAGGTGTCGGATTGAGAAGTAGGTCTCTTGTCTCTCCAGAGGCATTAAAGATTCTTTCTGTACCGGAAAGCGCTATAGGCTTAACATCTGTTGTACCCGAAGGAATAGTAACATTTGGAGCCTGTATTGAATCTTCGTCGTCGTAGACACCCAGTGTCATATGAGCAGTTCTCCACCCATCTCTTCGATCGTCAAGTGCCTCACGGTACTTTTCGAAAAGGCCTACATGATCATTGTGATAAGGATTGTAAGTTTGAATCATACCATAGACGATCACGTAACCTGTCTCTACTGTTTTCTTAGTAATAGGGTCCAGTACTTTTACTTCGAAAGGGTTCTCCTCTGAAGCGAATGTTACATTGTCTGTCTGGAAGTTCTCTGAAATGACGACAGAACCGTCTGTACTTTTTACTACACCATCTTTAATAGTGAATCTGAACTGGTCTGCACCGGAAAGATAGACGTTGAAGTCGATCAGTTCTCTGGAATCATCTGCTGCGTACAGGACGACTTTTGCGACAACTGCATCATCACCTACTTCATTTCTGAAGATGATCTCTGTTCCCCAGTCATTCTGCATATCGAATGCAGGAAAAATGAGTGCATCACCTTTCAGTCTGTCTCCGGATTCATTGGTTGACAATCTAAGATCACCATATGCCATTATACCACCAGTATAATTACCAGGCTGACCTGTTCTCGTAAGGATCTCCCCATCTGTATTTGTATCAAATGCTTGCGCACCTGTTCCCATAATCGCAACCATCGCTGCGACTGACATCAATTTCTTTGTCATGTTTACTCCTTGTAAAATTTTTGCAAAAATTTTGTAAGTTAGGCTTACATTCCTTTGGACTTACAGATGAAACTGCTTTCAACTGCCAAAAAACACCTACTTCCCAAATTTTTTACATTTTGGCAATATGATACCACTACTTTTCTTAAAAGTCAAGTAATATTTAAAAATATTTTTAAATTGTTAACAAGACTCACATCTCCTATTATCTACATAATGCATAGTCATTTCTATAAGGAATGAACGTTATTTACCATTACTTCGAGATTTACCGCCTAACTATACCATATTAACTCTTTATTAATTTTTTATTTACTTTACATAATTTTATAGAAATACAATTCTTTACAGTCTGGAAGTTAGGCCATAATTAAAAATATAAGGAAGAATATTTCGCACCCTGCTAGCAATGTTATCCATATCTTCAGTATTGTCCCCATAAGTTTTTTATTGTATAAAGGTTCCAAACCTTTTGCAAATACAAGGGCCAATAAAACAAGAGAGCCTACAAAGTAGCGGAAATCTGTGTTGCAAATGGAAGGGTAAGCAAACATAAATTTCAAAATAAGCAAGAAGTTCAGAAGCAATGTTGCAAACAAGAGTTTATCGAGCAATGGCAAACGATACGAGCGTACAGCAAAGAGCATGAAGCCAAGTGGGAACAGCAGGCCCAAAACAAGTACGGACTGCATTGCAAGATGCAGGTAGGTGCTTTTGCCCAGAAAGTATGCGTAGTCGAATTCACCAAAGAACATCGTGCCGTACTGGTAGCTCAAAAAAGAGAAGCGGATGGCATCATCTCCAAAAATATAACTGTACCCGGTATGGACCAGTGCTGGCAGGTTGAATGTACCAAAATAATCCATACCAAACGTTTCTATGTGCTGTCTGGGAAAATAGCCACTACTGTTGACCATGTGAAATGTACTTTCCACCGGGAGATACACTTTAAGAAGGGTAAAACCTAACAGAAACAAGCCAACCAGTCCAAAGAGGTATAGGGCTTTTCGGACCATTGAGGTATTACCCTCCTCCGCTTTCATATATGACACAAGCAAAAGTGCGAACAACAGAAGTTCCACTGGTGCAGCAGAGATCTTCGTTAAAAAGAGTAGGCTTACTCCTGTCAATGCAGTATAAAATCCAGTCTTAAATCCATTCTGATAACTTTTGACACTATAATACAAAGAGAAAGCTGAAAGTGCCATGACCAGTACATCGTTGTTGATACGGGCACTCATATAGATCAGAGAGGGGGTCAAGGATACAAAGACCATTGCCACTGTCCTCACCCATATATTTTGGCTCATAAGTGTCATGAGACGGTAACTGTAGTAGAGAAAGACCATGGAACAAAAAAGAGAAAAAAAACCCAAACCGTACAGAGCATCCTGCTCATTTAGCCCAAAGTGTCTAAACAGCGCATATAGTCCGCCGGTAACAAGATAATACAGTGGCTGCTGTGGATACTCCAAACCTTTGGAAGGCAGAGGAAGTGTCCAATTCTCTGCAATATATTTAATGAACTCTATATGCCCATGCCAGTCATGCTGGAACAACATGATACCAAACTTGTTGAAATAAAGAAGTCTAAGGACCACTCCGGCAAAAAGAATGCCGTAAAACAGTTTCAAAGCCCAGCCATTTTTGTTCCCTGTGGAATCCAAGTCTACGACAAGTGATTTTGAATTGATTTGCTCATCATAATGAAAGTGTTTTCTAATTTTGTCGAGTACCCACATAAAAGCATAAAACATGAGACTGAAGAGAGGGATACCAAACAAAATAAAAAGCACCGTATAGTCAAAAAAAGTGATCTTGCGTTTGACAACAAACCGATGGTTTTTGACAGCACTGTACATTTTTACTTTACAAATGTTGTCGCCATTGTAAAGCGGTACGAACACCTGTTCTCCAAGCCCTTCGAACCATTGCATTTTTTTGTATGTAAATGTTATTTTCTCTTTATTACATTCGACCCAGTGTATTTTAGTTCTGTCTGCAGCAATGTGCAGTTTAACATTTTGATCTATCTTTGAATGGACATGAAAAGAAAAAACCATAGAATCAAGGCTGTGCCGTTTGATGCCATTGATATGTACTTGGGTAAAAAAGTAGTAAAACAACCCCCATAGAACAAAGAACAGCATTAGAACTACTTTGCGAGAAAACATCTTTTTCAATGCACATCCTTAAAAACAATATATTTTGCCAACAAAAAAGAACTGAGCGTATAGACAAGAGCGGAAAAAAATTGTGCGATATAAGGATTTACAAAGCCCAACAGCCACTGCAGTGTAACAAAATTGAGTGCATAACTCAGACCCAAAACCATAAAAAACTTCAGTGCCTGTGTTTTACTGTCACCTAGTGATCTGAAAGTATATTTTTTATTAAGATAGTAGGATAGAACAGATCCTATAGCATAGCCTATGGCATTGCTCAGTGTGGGACCAACTCCTACAAACATAAGAAGGAAAATGACGGAAAAACCCACAAGGGTATTGACAATACCAACAATGTTATAGGTTACAAATTGTACAAAGGTCTTTTTAAGCACTATATCTCTTTGTCGATGATGTAGCGCGGCCTCTCTTTGCTTTGCTGGAAATTACGGCCGACATACTCGCCGATGATTCCCAGACTCATGATCTGGATACCGCCTATGAGATAGATAGAAATCATGGTTGAAGCCCATCCCTGTACCGTATTGTCAAAAAAGAGCTTTTCAAGTGCAATCCAGACAATAGCAAGCAGAGAGACCACAAAAAGTATGAATCCCACTATCGTGATAAGCCTAAGCGGCATAATAGAAAATGAAGCAATACCATCCAAAGCAAAAAGAATCATTTTTTTAAGAGGATATTTGGTCTCTCCGGCAAAACGTTCAGCCCGGGTGTAATGAACAGAACATGAACGGAAACCTAAAAGAGGAACGATACCGCGAAGGAAAAGATCAACCTCTTTAAACTGTGCAAGAGCGTCGAGCGCTTTATGGCTTAATAATCTATAGTCTGCATGGTTATGCACAGTCTCTATACCCATAAAATGCTGGAATCTGTAAAAGAACTCTGCTGTTCTTCTTTTAAAGCCGGTGTCTTTGGACCTGTCTTCCCTGACACCATAAACAACATCATACCCTTCTTTATATTTTTTCACAAATTCTCTGACAATACTGATATCATCCTGAAGATCCGCATCCATGGAGACTAGTGCGTCAGCCTGGTCTTTCAGCTGCATCAATCCTGCGATAAGTGCATTCTGGTGTCCAAAGTTACGTGAAAGCTTGATACCTCTGAAAAGAGAAGATTCTTTCTGAAACAATTCTATAAGCTGCCAGGTATTGTCTTTGCTACCGTCATCGACATAGCAAACAAAACTCTCTTTATCTATTTCTCCGGCAGCTATCATTTCATCCAGGAGTTGCTGTAAACGCCTGCTCGTCTCTGCAAGTCCTTCTTCTTCATTGTAGCATGGTATTACAATCCCGAGTTTCATCGTTTGTGCTCCTTTATCTTAAAATATACATTATACATCATTTAAACTACAACCACCATCCAGGGAACCATCTCAATCCATAATCTACATAGACCTTGGGTACTTCATAACCGCTCAATACAGGATAATAGGCTAAGAACAGTAAAGCGACAATAGCCAGGTATATGAAATAATGCTGACGGTATTTCGGGAAATACACCATTGCATCTTTTAACATATGGATGATGGCTAAGATCATGAACGGCACCGCATAGTAAAAGTGGTAAATGAACATCAGACGTCCAACGAATATATAGGGCAGATAAAGTCCTGAAAATGCCAGTAAAATAAAAACTGATTCAAGTGTTCTTTTTTTCACACTTGCATAGATCAGATAAAACAGTGCAACCGTACCCATCCAGAAAATAGCAGGATTACCAAAAGCTGTAATAGATCTGAAAAGTGTACCATGGATTTCTCTTGTATAACACATAGGTCTATAATCGATCGGCCAACTCCACCATGGGGAACTGTAGGAGTGTGTACTGACCAGTTTTGTATGATAATCATACATACTAAACTGATAATCAACAATTTTTTGAAAACTACCTGTTTGAAGATAGATGTCAAAAAAAGAGAGCAAATAGACAGCACCTGCTACAAGTCCATATGCCAAAACACCATACATCAACAATCTATACCCCATAAAACGCTTTTCTAACGGATAACGAGAAAACAGCAGATAGAGAGCGATCATCATATATCCAAGGACGGCAAATACAGCAGACCACTTTACCGCACTTGCCAATCCGAAGAAGACGCCACTCCATAGCAAAATAGAGAGTTTCTGCTCTTTGATGAAACGGTAGAGAAAGTAGTACGAAACAAATACAAAAAAAACTCCAAAGGTATCTATGAGCCCAATACGTGACTGGGTAAGGTGCATAAAACTGTAGGTAAGCAAAAATGCCGATGAAAAGGCAAAAAGGCGTTTTTTGAAAAGGTGCTGCGCCAAATAGTACATCATGACAATAAAGAGCCCAGCAAACAGCACATTGGTAATACGCCATCCAAAAGGGGTCATTCCAAACAATTCAATACCCGGAATAATCAAAAGTTTTCCAAGATACGGATGTGTATTTTCATATACATTTATGCCATGCATGATCTCATATGCTGTTCGACTATGATATATTTCATCAAAAAACATCCCACCATAGTAGGTTGTGTCTATGGATATGTTCTGTTCATCATTTAAATATTTTTTGTCAGTCTTATATAGTACCGGTTTCCCTCTATAAGAAAAACGTACTTCATTAAGCATCATCTGATTTTTTGTTACATGTAA contains the following coding sequences:
- a CDS encoding GtrA family protein, which translates into the protein MLKKTFVQFVTYNIVGIVNTLVGFSVIFLLMFVGVGPTLSNAIGYAIGSVLSYYLNKKYTFRSLGDSKTQALKFFMVLGLSYALNFVTLQWLLGFVNPYIAQFFSALVYTLSSFLLAKYIVFKDVH
- a CDS encoding glycosyltransferase family 39 protein, whose translation is MQWFEGLGEQVFVPLYNGDNICKVKMYSAVKNHRFVVKRKITFFDYTVLFILFGIPLFSLMFYAFMWVLDKIRKHFHYDEQINSKSLVVDLDSTGNKNGWALKLFYGILFAGVVLRLLYFNKFGIMLFQHDWHGHIEFIKYIAENWTLPLPSKGLEYPQQPLYYLVTGGLYALFRHFGLNEQDALYGLGFFSLFCSMVFLYYSYRLMTLMSQNIWVRTVAMVFVSLTPSLIYMSARINNDVLVMALSAFSLYYSVKSYQNGFKTGFYTALTGVSLLFLTKISAAPVELLLFALLLVSYMKAEEGNTSMVRKALYLFGLVGLFLLGFTLLKVYLPVESTFHMVNSSGYFPRQHIETFGMDYFGTFNLPALVHTGYSYIFGDDAIRFSFLSYQYGTMFFGEFDYAYFLGKSTYLHLAMQSVLVLGLLFPLGFMLFAVRSYRLPLLDKLLFATLLLNFLLILKFMFAYPSICNTDFRYFVGSLVLLALVFAKGLEPLYNKKLMGTILKIWITLLAGCEIFFLIFLIMA
- a CDS encoding glycosyltransferase family 39 protein — protein: MKTNKPLFTMQVLSIVPPLLFIVIYVHSDYTYMAIAIILMVLIGINTYRYMKNIALIRYSLLLILVASFFIYAFNGLGSKETPQNYEVLHYKMYPVATFDFNRTVQIDQMCYYIGIDKKVQFSVEYLSEGTWKKFHTYKQKFPFSFRWKCVDKNVTTSKIKLHVTKNQMMLNEVRFSYRGKPVLYKTDKKYLNDEQNISIDTTYYGGMFFDEIYHSRTAYEIMHGINVYENTHPYLGKLLIIPGIELFGMTPFGWRITNVLFAGLFIVMMYYLAQHLFKKRLFAFSSAFLLTYSFMHLTQSRIGLIDTFGVFFVFVSYYFLYRFIKEQKLSILLWSGVFFGLASAVKWSAVFAVLGYMMIALYLLFSRYPLEKRFMGYRLLMYGVLAYGLVAGAVYLLSFFDIYLQTGSFQKIVDYQFSMYDYHTKLVSTHSYSSPWWSWPIDYRPMCYTREIHGTLFRSITAFGNPAIFWMGTVALFYLIYASVKKRTLESVFILLAFSGLYLPYIFVGRLMFIYHFYYAVPFMILAIIHMLKDAMVYFPKYRQHYFIYLAIVALLFLAYYPVLSGYEVPKVYVDYGLRWFPGWWL
- a CDS encoding glycosyltransferase family 2 protein, with product MKLGIVIPCYNEEEGLAETSRRLQQLLDEMIAAGEIDKESFVCYVDDGSKDNTWQLIELFQKESSLFRGIKLSRNFGHQNALIAGLMQLKDQADALVSMDADLQDDISIVREFVKKYKEGYDVVYGVREDRSKDTGFKRRTAEFFYRFQHFMGIETVHNHADYRLLSHKALDALAQFKEVDLFLRGIVPLLGFRSCSVHYTRAERFAGETKYPLKKMILFALDGIASFSIMPLRLITIVGFILFVVSLLAIVWIALEKLFFDNTVQGWASTMISIYLIGGIQIMSLGIIGEYVGRNFQQSKERPRYIIDKEI